A window from Haloarchaeobius amylolyticus encodes these proteins:
- the rdfA gene encoding rod-determining factor RdfA — MSDPTSDGANEPTNKVDRVIQKYDLGDVGDELERLWLGDGDEKRSVRDLADLFNKRILQSAIDASDVVTLGENIDHVYNALTGEESDQTLVRARLEQNGVDVEGVENDFVSHQTIYRYLKNHRDAEQPEPSDEERVEKAEQTIQRLRGRTTAVTERSLEGLQKNDAITLGSFNVLNDIQVLCEDCGRSYDVTDLLERGGCACESE; from the coding sequence ATGAGTGATCCCACGTCTGACGGCGCGAACGAGCCCACCAACAAGGTCGACCGGGTGATCCAGAAGTACGACCTCGGCGACGTGGGTGACGAACTCGAACGTCTCTGGCTCGGCGACGGCGACGAGAAACGGAGCGTCCGGGACCTCGCCGACCTGTTCAACAAGCGCATCCTGCAGTCGGCCATCGACGCCAGCGACGTGGTCACGCTCGGCGAGAACATCGACCACGTCTACAACGCGCTCACGGGCGAGGAGTCGGACCAGACGCTCGTCCGGGCGCGCCTGGAACAGAACGGGGTCGACGTCGAGGGCGTCGAGAACGACTTCGTCTCCCACCAGACCATCTACCGGTACCTGAAGAACCACCGCGACGCCGAACAGCCCGAGCCGAGCGACGAGGAACGCGTCGAGAAGGCCGAACAGACCATCCAGCGCCTGCGCGGCCGGACGACGGCCGTCACCGAGCGGTCCCTCGAAGGCCTCCAGAAGAACGACGCCATCACGCTCGGGAGCTTCAACGTGCTGAACGACATCCAGGTGCTCTGTGAGGACTGTGGGCGCAGCTACGACGTGACCGACCTCCTCGAACGCGGTGGCTGTGCGTGCGAATCGGAGTAG
- a CDS encoding IclR family transcriptional regulator: protein MGERDTGHGLKTTAASLELVETILELEGATMTELVDATGLAKSTVHSHLTTLAEYGYVVNRDNRYHLGSKFCHLGDYVRTRKDYYRIAQETIAWLDEESSMEPDFTVEEHGRIVSLYGDLVFANSPRFLIDGSPFHVHTTASGKAIIAEYPESRVREIIDRWGLPAPTDRTITTEAELFEELEQVREQGYGEANSEAIEGFWAVGKAVKSPRGEVLGSLNLSGPAYAVDEDTKATQVELLEQGVERFERGLVEMYQPETAGENE from the coding sequence ATGGGTGAACGCGACACGGGTCACGGGTTGAAGACGACGGCAGCCTCGCTGGAGCTCGTCGAGACCATCCTCGAGCTCGAAGGCGCGACGATGACGGAGCTCGTGGACGCGACGGGCCTCGCGAAGAGCACGGTCCACAGTCACCTCACGACGCTCGCGGAGTACGGCTACGTCGTCAACCGGGACAACCGGTACCACCTCGGGTCGAAGTTCTGCCATCTGGGGGACTACGTCCGCACGCGGAAGGACTACTACCGCATCGCCCAGGAGACCATCGCCTGGCTCGACGAGGAGTCCTCGATGGAGCCGGACTTCACCGTCGAGGAGCACGGTCGCATCGTCTCGCTGTACGGCGACCTCGTGTTCGCGAACTCGCCACGGTTCCTCATCGACGGGAGTCCCTTCCACGTCCACACGACCGCCTCCGGCAAGGCCATCATCGCCGAGTACCCCGAGAGCCGGGTCCGGGAGATCATCGACCGCTGGGGGCTGCCGGCCCCGACAGACCGGACCATCACCACGGAAGCAGAACTCTTCGAGGAACTCGAACAGGTGCGCGAGCAGGGCTACGGCGAGGCGAACAGCGAGGCCATCGAGGGCTTCTGGGCGGTCGGGAAGGCCGTGAAGTCGCCGCGCGGCGAGGTACTCGGGTCCCTGAACCTGAGCGGGCCGGCCTACGCGGTCGACGAGGACACGAAGGCGACGCAGGTCGAACTGCTGGAACAGGGCGTCGAACGCTTCGAGCGAGGGCTGGTCGAGATGTACCAGCCAGAGACAGCGGGTGAGAACGAGTGA
- a CDS encoding Zn-ribbon domain-containing OB-fold protein, producing MSRASAHPGYDDFLDAIDADAGYYLHCQSGHGVVPPARRCPVCGDVELEKRQLPETGVLEDVTTIHVAPTAFEGAAPYHVGLARFGSVTVTGRVRGLDDAETATGTDVVPSAEPAASGDARLLVLRPTE from the coding sequence GTGAGCCGAGCCTCTGCGCACCCCGGCTACGACGACTTCCTCGACGCCATCGACGCGGACGCGGGCTACTACCTCCACTGCCAGTCGGGACACGGCGTCGTCCCGCCAGCCAGACGCTGTCCGGTCTGTGGCGACGTCGAACTCGAAAAGCGCCAACTCCCCGAGACCGGAGTGCTGGAAGACGTGACGACCATCCACGTCGCCCCCACGGCGTTCGAGGGGGCTGCGCCGTACCACGTCGGGCTCGCCAGGTTCGGGTCGGTGACGGTTACCGGGCGAGTCCGGGGTCTCGACGACGCCGAGACCGCGACCGGCACCGATGTCGTCCCGTCGGCGGAACCGGCGGCGTCTGGCGATGCACGGCTGCTCGTCCTGCGACCGACCGAGTAG
- a CDS encoding archaea-specific SMC-related protein has product MEQVTRADKTVRLTVENIGGISETSVEFDAGVNVLAGRNATNRTSLLRSIMAVLGSDDVSIKSDAEEGYAELTIGDQTYTRHLYRENGTTRMEGDPYLDDPELADLFAFLLATNETRQAVLTEQNLRELIMRPVDTDAIKDEIDTLEDEKARIDDRLDELSRLSQRLPELETKRAELEDEIDEKRAELEAKREEIEAADADVDESREEKEELEAKMEELSDVRAELSDARQELEVQRQSLEALREEKDELETDVEELPAEPTGKIDDIDAEISRLRKEKQSLQSEVSTLQQIIQFNEDNLEGASSDILDALTDGHESDDGPVTDKLLDDSEQVVCWTCGHEVDREDIEATVERLKELRKEKLSESRDIDDEIDDLENERITYQEKERQRNQVTQRLERTREQIESREANVDQLEDRLAELESEVEDIEAEVESLQTRKDDTVLSLHKEASQLEVELNRLERERDELDREIDEVDDELDTRADLEAEREDINAELEDLRTRIEQIEAEAVESFNHHMETVLDVLEYENIARIWIERSEREEREGRRKVTKKDFTLHIIRESESGTAYEDTISHLSESEREVTGLVFALAGYLVHDVHEEVPFMLLDSLEAIDSDRIARLVDYFQDYPDFLVAALLPEDAEAVDDAHPRISQI; this is encoded by the coding sequence ATGGAACAGGTTACACGTGCTGACAAGACTGTGCGTCTCACCGTAGAGAACATCGGTGGTATCTCCGAGACCAGCGTCGAGTTCGACGCGGGGGTGAACGTACTGGCAGGCCGCAACGCGACGAACCGGACCTCGCTGTTGCGCTCCATCATGGCCGTCCTGGGCAGCGACGACGTCTCCATCAAGTCCGATGCAGAGGAAGGCTACGCCGAACTCACCATCGGCGACCAGACGTACACACGACACCTCTACCGGGAGAACGGCACCACGCGGATGGAGGGCGACCCCTACCTCGACGACCCCGAACTCGCCGACCTGTTCGCGTTCTTGCTCGCGACCAACGAGACGCGACAGGCCGTCCTGACCGAGCAGAACCTCCGCGAACTCATCATGCGGCCGGTCGACACGGACGCCATCAAGGACGAGATCGACACGCTGGAGGACGAGAAGGCCCGTATCGACGACCGGCTCGACGAGCTCTCCCGGCTCAGCCAGCGACTCCCGGAACTCGAGACGAAACGCGCCGAACTCGAGGACGAGATCGACGAGAAACGCGCCGAACTCGAGGCCAAGCGCGAGGAGATAGAGGCCGCGGACGCGGACGTCGACGAGTCCAGAGAGGAGAAGGAAGAACTCGAGGCGAAGATGGAGGAGCTCAGCGACGTGCGCGCCGAGCTGAGCGACGCCCGCCAGGAACTCGAGGTCCAGCGCCAGAGCCTCGAGGCGCTGCGCGAGGAGAAAGACGAACTCGAGACGGACGTGGAGGAACTCCCCGCCGAACCGACCGGGAAGATAGACGACATCGACGCGGAGATCTCCCGGCTCCGCAAGGAGAAACAGAGCCTCCAGTCGGAGGTGAGCACCCTCCAGCAGATCATCCAGTTCAACGAGGACAACCTCGAGGGCGCGAGTTCGGACATCCTCGACGCGCTGACCGACGGGCACGAGTCCGACGACGGCCCCGTCACCGACAAGTTGCTCGACGACTCCGAGCAGGTCGTCTGCTGGACCTGCGGCCACGAGGTCGACCGCGAGGACATCGAGGCGACTGTCGAGCGCCTCAAGGAGCTCCGCAAGGAGAAACTGAGCGAGTCCCGCGACATCGACGACGAGATAGACGACCTCGAGAACGAGCGCATCACCTACCAGGAGAAAGAGCGCCAGCGCAATCAGGTCACCCAGCGCCTCGAACGGACGCGAGAGCAGATCGAGAGCCGGGAGGCGAACGTCGACCAGCTCGAGGACCGGCTCGCGGAACTCGAGAGCGAGGTCGAGGACATCGAGGCCGAGGTCGAGTCGCTCCAGACCCGGAAGGACGACACCGTCCTCAGCCTCCACAAGGAGGCGAGCCAGCTCGAGGTCGAGCTGAACCGCCTCGAACGCGAGCGCGACGAGCTCGACCGCGAGATCGACGAGGTCGACGACGAACTCGACACCCGTGCGGACCTCGAGGCCGAACGTGAGGATATCAACGCCGAACTGGAGGACCTGCGCACCCGCATCGAGCAGATCGAGGCCGAGGCGGTCGAGTCGTTCAACCACCACATGGAGACGGTGCTCGACGTCCTCGAGTACGAGAACATCGCCCGTATCTGGATAGAACGGAGCGAACGCGAGGAGCGCGAGGGACGCCGGAAGGTGACGAAGAAGGACTTCACCCTGCACATCATCCGTGAGTCCGAGTCCGGCACGGCCTACGAGGACACCATCTCGCACCTCTCCGAGAGCGAACGCGAGGTCACCGGGCTGGTGTTCGCGCTGGCGGGCTACCTCGTCCACGACGTCCACGAGGAGGTCCCGTTCATGCTGCTGGACTCGCTGGAGGCCATCGATTCCGACCGAATCGCCCGGCTCGTCGACTACTTCCAGGACTACCCGGACTTCCTCGTGGCGGCGCTGCTGCCCGAGGACGCCGAGGCCGTCGACGACGCCCACCCGCGCATCAGCCAGATCTGA
- a CDS encoding ThuA domain-containing protein, whose translation MTTRVTVWNEHRHEQENEAVAEVYPDGIHAVIADALREGGFTVETATLDDPEHGLTEAVLAETDVLTWWGHRAHDEVADEVVERVKEHVLDGMGLLVLHSGHFSKIFRELMGTSCALKWRDAGEKERLWVTDPSHPITDGLPEQFVVPEAEMYGEHFDVPQPERLVFTSWFEGGEVFRSGCCYHRGEGKVFYFRPGHETFPIYYQEEVRQVLRNACEWAAPSDDGPEVYRGNHEPLEELDSTPEGR comes from the coding sequence ATGACGACGCGCGTGACGGTCTGGAACGAACACAGGCACGAACAGGAGAACGAGGCGGTCGCCGAGGTCTACCCGGACGGCATCCACGCCGTCATCGCGGACGCGCTCCGGGAGGGCGGGTTCACGGTCGAGACCGCGACGCTCGACGACCCGGAGCACGGCCTGACAGAGGCGGTCCTCGCGGAGACGGACGTGCTCACCTGGTGGGGGCACAGGGCCCACGACGAGGTCGCCGACGAGGTGGTCGAGCGCGTGAAGGAGCACGTCCTCGACGGGATGGGCCTGCTCGTCCTGCACTCGGGGCACTTCTCGAAGATCTTCCGCGAGCTGATGGGGACGTCCTGCGCCCTGAAGTGGCGGGACGCCGGCGAGAAAGAGCGACTCTGGGTGACCGACCCCAGCCACCCCATCACCGACGGCCTGCCCGAGCAGTTCGTGGTGCCGGAGGCGGAGATGTACGGGGAACACTTCGACGTCCCACAGCCCGAGCGCCTGGTGTTCACCTCGTGGTTCGAGGGTGGCGAGGTGTTCCGCTCCGGCTGTTGCTACCACCGCGGCGAGGGCAAGGTGTTCTACTTCCGGCCGGGCCACGAGACGTTCCCAATCTACTACCAGGAGGAGGTCCGGCAGGTCCTCCGGAACGCCTGCGAGTGGGCCGCCCCCAGCGACGACGGGCCCGAGGTCTATCGCGGGAACCACGAGCCACTGGAGGAACTCGATTCGACGCCCGAAGGGCGCTGA
- a CDS encoding aspartate aminotransferase family protein, whose protein sequence is MAAGPPIEELHFDDAPNVDSVPGPKSKRLIEKQQRIDSSAVAYPEDIPIAFDSGKGATVRDADGNVFIDMFAGIGVMNVGHANPYVLEAVHEQTDRFVHTVDFPTEARLELIEKLDEIAPGALQGNNKVVFGGPTGSDAIEASIKLAKYNTGGTGLVAFRGAYHGATSGAMSLTGNKDFKGDYTPLLPDVTHAPYPNPVEMDKAPQAAVDHALEEVKAIFEDPYGGFANPAGIFVEPIQGEGGVVTPPEGFLQGLRDIADDNGVPLIFDEIQSGLGRSGEWWASEWYDVTPDVMTSAKALGGTGFPLSATMYHEDLDTWGSGDHAGTYRGHVVGMRAGTRAIEYIQEHDLLSHARDLGEYIRGRLEEAAEANPRIVDVRGKGLFIGAEFVDEDGNPDDEAADELQDYCFEHGVLVWKAGRHGNVLRLLPPLVLTHDLAETALDVIVEGIEEVTSQAVAGQH, encoded by the coding sequence ATGGCTGCAGGTCCACCCATCGAAGAGTTGCACTTCGACGACGCACCGAACGTCGACAGCGTCCCGGGGCCGAAATCGAAGCGACTCATCGAGAAGCAACAGCGTATCGACAGCAGCGCCGTCGCGTACCCGGAGGACATCCCCATCGCCTTCGACAGCGGGAAGGGCGCCACGGTCAGGGACGCCGACGGGAACGTCTTCATCGACATGTTCGCCGGCATCGGCGTCATGAACGTCGGGCACGCGAACCCGTACGTGCTCGAGGCGGTCCACGAGCAGACCGACCGGTTCGTCCACACCGTCGACTTCCCGACCGAGGCCCGGCTCGAACTCATCGAGAAGCTCGACGAGATCGCTCCGGGTGCCCTGCAGGGCAACAACAAGGTCGTCTTCGGCGGCCCGACCGGGAGCGACGCCATCGAGGCGTCCATCAAGCTCGCCAAGTACAACACCGGCGGCACCGGGCTGGTCGCGTTCCGCGGCGCCTACCACGGCGCGACCAGCGGGGCGATGAGCCTCACCGGGAACAAGGACTTCAAGGGCGACTACACGCCCCTCCTGCCCGACGTGACCCACGCCCCGTACCCGAACCCGGTCGAGATGGACAAGGCACCGCAGGCCGCGGTCGACCACGCGCTCGAGGAGGTCAAGGCCATCTTCGAGGACCCCTACGGCGGGTTCGCGAACCCGGCCGGCATCTTCGTCGAACCTATCCAGGGCGAGGGCGGCGTCGTGACGCCCCCGGAGGGCTTCCTGCAGGGGCTCCGCGACATCGCCGACGACAACGGCGTGCCCCTCATCTTCGACGAGATCCAGAGCGGCCTCGGCCGCTCCGGCGAGTGGTGGGCGAGCGAGTGGTACGACGTGACCCCCGACGTGATGACCTCGGCGAAGGCGCTCGGCGGGACCGGCTTCCCGCTCTCGGCCACCATGTACCACGAGGACCTCGACACGTGGGGCTCCGGTGACCACGCCGGGACCTACCGCGGCCACGTCGTCGGCATGCGCGCCGGCACCCGCGCCATCGAGTACATCCAGGAGCACGACCTGCTCTCGCACGCCCGCGACCTCGGCGAGTACATCCGCGGTCGACTCGAGGAGGCCGCCGAGGCGAACCCGCGCATCGTGGACGTCCGCGGCAAGGGCCTGTTCATCGGCGCCGAGTTCGTCGACGAGGACGGCAACCCGGACGACGAGGCGGCCGACGAACTGCAGGACTACTGCTTCGAGCACGGCGTCCTCGTCTGGAAGGCCGGCCGGCACGGCAACGTCCTCCGGCTGCTGCCGCCGCTCGTCCTGACCCACGACCTCGCCGAGACCGCACTCGACGTCATCGTCGAGGGCATCGAGGAGGTCACCAGTCAGGCGGTCGCCGGCCAGCACTGA
- a CDS encoding Rid family detoxifying hydrolase yields MPAQRVKTDDAPRTDNPYSQGVRAGDTLYVSGYGPVDPDTMDDVEGDIAAQTDQVLDNIAAVVEEAGGDGLDDVVKITVYVTDLDDYERVNEAYGARFGEVPPARVCVEVSRLPGDVRVEMDAIAHLG; encoded by the coding sequence ATGCCAGCTCAGCGAGTCAAAACGGACGACGCACCGCGCACCGACAACCCCTACTCGCAGGGGGTCCGCGCCGGGGACACGCTGTACGTCTCCGGTTACGGCCCGGTCGACCCCGACACGATGGACGACGTCGAGGGCGACATCGCAGCACAGACCGACCAGGTACTCGACAACATCGCCGCGGTCGTCGAGGAGGCCGGTGGTGACGGCCTCGACGACGTGGTCAAGATCACCGTCTACGTCACCGACCTCGACGACTACGAACGCGTCAACGAGGCCTACGGCGCTCGCTTCGGCGAGGTCCCACCCGCCCGCGTCTGTGTCGAGGTCTCGCGACTCCCAGGTGACGTCCGGGTCGAGATGGACGCCATCGCGCACCTCGGATAG
- a CDS encoding universal stress protein, with protein MYRILAAVGTDIERARTQVEYIRNLPDASTNVAVTIVHSYVEEDDANTPVDESLPPEESDAVIEVRSQLEAHDIEVDKQEIYSPVDRGILDAAEDVGAEQIVIAGRKRTPVGKALFGSTTQSVLLRSDIPVVVTGVPE; from the coding sequence ATGTATCGGATACTGGCAGCAGTCGGTACAGATATCGAGCGAGCACGAACGCAGGTCGAGTACATCCGGAACCTCCCGGACGCGTCGACGAACGTCGCGGTGACCATCGTCCACTCGTACGTCGAGGAGGACGACGCCAACACGCCCGTCGACGAGTCGCTCCCGCCGGAGGAGAGCGATGCGGTCATCGAGGTCCGGTCCCAACTCGAGGCGCACGACATCGAGGTCGACAAGCAGGAGATATACAGTCCCGTCGACCGGGGCATCCTCGACGCGGCCGAGGACGTCGGTGCCGAGCAGATCGTCATCGCCGGCCGGAAACGGACCCCCGTCGGGAAGGCACTGTTCGGCAGCACCACCCAGTCGGTGCTGCTCCGGTCCGACATCCCGGTCGTCGTGACCGGCGTGCCCGAATGA
- a CDS encoding MFS transporter has translation MSTRRVWTAVLFCFIAGHGVLQQTRGALLPVFETEFIVTQDLLGLVGPAGTVGLLTAVMVVGMRSGSLDIRRMLGIGMVAVVACSFVISLTSSFAAVLLLLLIQGLGLGIVRGLDRPLLSHLYPETRARMFNLYGLLWALGATAGPLLVNAVLANGDWRLMYVLVGVALVPLLVLLWRLELPEATWSEETISLAGLRTVLHRPAILGMVAALLCSGFVEGTVFTWLPFFATQFLPRETANVLLSSFLVMYIPGRLVYSVLADRLGHLELVALVGLGSLPLLVLAFVFRVETVLLPVVMGLGFFIAGFFPTLSAFGMDAAPGFSGPVNAIATGANFVGITVGPFVVGLLAARFGISDAMPILVLVMGALVVVTATTYVAVGRSGAAGVADVV, from the coding sequence ATGAGTACGCGCCGCGTCTGGACAGCCGTGCTGTTCTGCTTTATCGCCGGGCACGGGGTGCTCCAGCAGACGAGAGGAGCCCTCCTGCCGGTCTTCGAGACCGAGTTCATCGTCACGCAGGACCTGCTAGGGCTGGTCGGACCCGCCGGGACCGTCGGATTGCTCACCGCGGTCATGGTCGTGGGGATGCGCTCCGGGTCGCTCGACATCAGACGCATGCTGGGTATCGGCATGGTGGCCGTGGTGGCGTGTTCGTTCGTCATCAGCCTGACCTCGTCGTTCGCTGCGGTTCTCCTGTTGTTGCTGATACAGGGCCTCGGGCTGGGAATCGTGCGTGGCCTCGACCGGCCCCTGTTGAGCCACCTCTACCCCGAGACGCGCGCCCGGATGTTCAACCTCTACGGGCTGCTGTGGGCGCTCGGTGCCACTGCAGGCCCACTGCTGGTCAACGCCGTCCTCGCCAACGGAGACTGGCGTCTGATGTACGTCCTCGTGGGAGTGGCCCTGGTACCGCTACTGGTGCTGCTCTGGCGGCTCGAACTCCCCGAAGCGACCTGGTCGGAGGAGACCATCTCGCTGGCGGGTCTCAGGACGGTCCTCCACCGACCGGCCATCCTCGGCATGGTCGCTGCCCTCCTCTGCAGTGGCTTCGTCGAGGGCACGGTGTTCACGTGGTTGCCCTTCTTCGCGACGCAGTTCCTCCCCCGGGAGACGGCGAACGTCCTGCTGTCGAGTTTCCTCGTGATGTACATCCCCGGCCGACTCGTCTACAGCGTCCTCGCGGACAGGCTCGGCCATCTGGAGCTGGTCGCCCTCGTCGGGCTCGGGTCGCTCCCACTGCTCGTCCTCGCGTTCGTGTTCCGGGTCGAGACCGTCCTGCTTCCGGTCGTCATGGGGCTCGGGTTCTTCATCGCGGGCTTCTTTCCGACGCTCTCCGCGTTCGGTATGGACGCAGCACCAGGATTCAGCGGCCCGGTCAACGCCATCGCAACCGGGGCGAACTTCGTGGGAATCACGGTCGGCCCCTTCGTCGTCGGCCTGCTCGCGGCCCGGTTCGGCATCTCGGACGCGATGCCCATCCTGGTCCTCGTCATGGGTGCACTCGTCGTCGTGACGGCCACCACCTACGTCGCGGTGGGACGGTCCGGTGCCGCCGGGGTCGCGGACGTCGTCTGA
- a CDS encoding thiolase domain-containing protein: MQPVRIAGVAVTPFGEHPDRHGRDLFAEASDRALADAAVPHADIDEVLYGNFIGEVTEDQGHQGPLVAAAAGTTAAATRFESACASGGAAMRAGVRAVRSGEADVVLVGGMERMTNVDVHEATDALALAADDLHERRVGMTFPGAYALLTRAYLREHGGSREDLAAVAVKNHEHAMNNDKAHLQQQITVQDVLDAPPIADPIGLYDACPISDGAAAVVLVSEDYADEHEVDAPVAVTGTGQSSDTLALQRRVNRAYTPATERAANTAYDQAAIGPDDVDLVEVHDCFTIAEVLALESLGFYEPGAGLSAAADGETAADGDRPVNLSGGLKAKGHPVGATGVAQIAEVTDLLTGEHPNSDAVPDATVGLAHNAGGTVASAIVHVLEVTQ; this comes from the coding sequence ATGCAACCAGTCCGCATAGCGGGCGTAGCCGTGACGCCGTTCGGCGAACACCCGGACCGACACGGCAGGGACCTGTTCGCCGAGGCGAGTGACCGGGCACTCGCGGACGCGGCCGTCCCGCACGCCGACATCGACGAGGTACTGTACGGCAACTTCATCGGCGAGGTCACGGAGGACCAGGGCCACCAGGGCCCGCTCGTGGCCGCGGCCGCCGGGACGACCGCGGCGGCGACACGCTTCGAGAGTGCCTGTGCGTCCGGCGGGGCCGCGATGCGTGCTGGCGTCAGGGCAGTCCGGAGCGGCGAGGCCGACGTCGTCCTGGTCGGCGGGATGGAGCGGATGACGAACGTCGACGTCCACGAAGCCACAGATGCGCTGGCGCTCGCGGCCGACGACCTCCACGAACGTCGGGTGGGGATGACCTTCCCGGGCGCGTACGCCTTGCTCACGAGGGCGTACCTCCGCGAACACGGTGGCTCCCGCGAGGACCTGGCCGCGGTCGCGGTCAAGAACCACGAGCACGCCATGAACAACGACAAGGCCCACCTGCAGCAGCAGATCACGGTGCAGGACGTCCTCGACGCCCCGCCCATCGCGGACCCCATCGGCCTGTACGACGCGTGCCCCATCAGCGACGGGGCGGCCGCCGTCGTCCTCGTCAGCGAGGACTACGCCGACGAGCACGAGGTCGACGCGCCGGTCGCCGTGACAGGGACGGGCCAGAGCAGCGACACGCTCGCGCTGCAACGGCGGGTGAACCGGGCGTACACACCGGCGACGGAGCGGGCGGCGAACACCGCCTACGACCAGGCGGCAATCGGCCCCGACGACGTCGACCTCGTCGAGGTCCACGACTGCTTCACCATCGCGGAGGTGCTCGCGCTCGAATCGCTTGGATTCTACGAGCCCGGGGCGGGTCTGTCCGCGGCAGCCGACGGCGAGACGGCCGCCGACGGCGACCGCCCCGTCAACCTCTCCGGCGGGCTGAAGGCGAAGGGTCACCCCGTCGGCGCGACCGGCGTCGCCCAGATCGCGGAGGTCACCGACCTCCTGACCGGGGAGCATCCCAACAGCGACGCGGTTCCCGACGCGACGGTCGGGCTCGCCCACAACGCCGGCGGCACGGTCGCGAGCGCCATCGTCCACGTGCTGGAGGTGACACAGTGA
- a CDS encoding aldehyde ferredoxin oxidoreductase family protein, with amino-acid sequence MLHTEGPLLTVDVDARETRTEDIDDVLADYIGGRGVGTRLAHDRIPFDVDPFDAENRVYFTTGPMQASTMSFTGRMNCTSVSPLTNGLLSSNAGGFMSRNFADTGYAAVEITGESDELLVLHVTDESIEFEPVPDLAGATVPETVSYLDEEHDIGADQTAVVGPAGENLVRFASIMTSEERAFGRGGLGAVLGSKNVKAVTFEGDSAPDIDIPSSQMEIHREAATDDHIMKRQGTVAVMDLANEMDGLPSYYFSERHFDGADGINGSAVEEKKYKKGTCSACAFACKLPTKDEERGVETEGPEFEVAMAFGSNSGVDDIVDVMKSNELCDRYGLDAISAGNTVAAYLASEDEFGNTDLIHETVEKIATREGIGDDLAEGIARVHDDLGVEDWTVKGLDFAAHEGRVLHGQGLSYAVANRGADHMYAVFYSQEYPLVEEDDAYPPSGFEGKPQRLIEKENQMAVNDSGVVCKFSRDYMTPERYEMLFGADFEDLLAVGDRIVRLERHFNNQRGFDRDDDELPYEDQLPGFEDALEEYYDRRGWTGDGVVPSEKVPA; translated from the coding sequence ATGCTACACACCGAGGGACCACTGTTGACGGTCGACGTCGACGCCCGCGAGACACGGACCGAGGACATCGACGACGTGCTCGCGGACTACATCGGGGGCCGCGGCGTGGGGACGAGACTCGCCCACGACCGCATCCCGTTCGACGTGGACCCCTTCGACGCGGAGAACAGGGTGTACTTCACCACGGGGCCGATGCAGGCCTCGACCATGAGCTTCACCGGGCGGATGAACTGCACCAGCGTCTCGCCACTGACGAACGGCCTGCTCTCCTCGAACGCGGGCGGGTTCATGTCCCGCAACTTCGCCGACACGGGGTACGCGGCCGTCGAGATCACCGGCGAGAGCGACGAACTGCTCGTCCTCCACGTCACCGACGAGTCCATCGAGTTCGAGCCGGTGCCCGACCTCGCCGGGGCGACCGTGCCCGAGACGGTCTCCTACCTCGACGAGGAGCACGACATCGGCGCCGACCAGACCGCGGTCGTCGGCCCGGCCGGCGAGAACCTCGTCCGGTTCGCCTCCATCATGACCAGCGAGGAGCGCGCCTTCGGTCGCGGCGGCCTCGGGGCCGTCCTCGGCTCGAAGAACGTGAAGGCGGTCACCTTCGAGGGCGACTCCGCCCCCGACATCGACATCCCGTCCTCCCAGATGGAGATCCACCGCGAGGCCGCGACCGACGATCACATCATGAAGCGTCAGGGGACGGTCGCCGTGATGGACCTCGCCAACGAGATGGACGGCCTCCCGTCGTACTACTTCTCCGAGCGCCACTTCGACGGCGCCGACGGCATCAACGGCAGCGCCGTCGAGGAGAAGAAGTACAAGAAGGGGACCTGTTCGGCCTGCGCGTTCGCGTGCAAACTCCCGACGAAGGACGAGGAACGCGGCGTCGAGACCGAGGGTCCCGAGTTCGAGGTCGCGATGGCCTTCGGCTCGAACTCCGGGGTCGACGACATCGTCGACGTGATGAAGTCGAACGAGCTCTGTGACCGCTACGGCCTCGACGCCATCTCGGCCGGGAACACCGTCGCGGCCTACCTCGCCAGCGAGGACGAGTTCGGCAACACCGACCTCATCCACGAGACGGTCGAGAAGATCGCAACGCGCGAGGGCATCGGCGACGACCTCGCCGAGGGCATCGCTCGCGTGCACGACGACCTCGGGGTCGAGGACTGGACGGTGAAGGGCCTCGACTTCGCGGCCCACGAGGGGCGCGTCCTCCACGGCCAGGGCCTCTCCTACGCGGTTGCGAACCGCGGTGCCGACCACATGTACGCCGTCTTCTACTCGCAGGAGTACCCCCTCGTCGAGGAGGACGACGCGTACCCGCCGAGTGGGTTCGAGGGCAAGCCCCAGCGCCTCATCGAGAAGGAGAACCAGATGGCGGTCAACGACAGCGGCGTCGTCTGCAAGTTCTCCCGGGACTACATGACTCCGGAGCGCTACGAGATGCTGTTCGGCGCGGACTTCGAGGACCTGCTCGCGGTCGGCGACCGCATCGTCCGGCTGGAGCGTCACTTCAACAACCAGCGCGGCTTCGACCGCGACGACGACGAACTGCCGTACGAGGACCAGCTGCCGGGCTTCGAGGACGCCCTCGAAGAGTACTACGACCGCCGGGGCTGGACCGGTGACGGCGTCGTGCCCTCGGAGAAGGTCCCGGCCTGA